ACGCCCATAGCGATAGAGGAAGGGTTGAGGTTTGCTATAAGGGAAGGTGGCAGGACGGTAGGCGCTGGTGCCGTAACCAAAATCATCGAATGATGGCGTGGCTTTATAGTATGGCGGATAAAAGCGCAGGTGATTGCCTGCGCTTTTATTGTGAGTTATAATGAGAAAGCTTTGATTTGATATCAAAAATCTTGAAAACTCATTGACAAGAATTGAACTTGTATGCTAAATTAGAATAGTATTAATTTGCAATGTAGAAACAAACGAGTTAATATAGATTGAAGAGAGGTGTAGGGGATGCGAGTGAATATTACGCT
Above is a window of Caldicoprobacter guelmensis DNA encoding:
- a CDS encoding EF-Tu C-terminal domain-related protein, with the translated sequence TPIAIEEGLRFAIREGGRTVGAGAVTKIIE